CATGAGGTGTTTGACGCAAGCGAAACTTGCAGAAAAGCGGCATTAAGATTTATGCCAGATGTTGTATGTGTGTAATGAAGATATATACTGATGCATTGTGCAGTGGCAAGGTAGCTTTGCATTTTGTTTTTGATCCTAGATAGGCTGAATCGGGTGATGCAGGGAGGTTAAACTGGTAAGGAAGCATAGTTAACAAATGAAAGAGTATGTGAAATACAGTTCCTGCATTTGTTCTAGGATAGTTTGGACACAAAAGAGTAGGAGATGCTTAGGTGATGCCAATACATGGTCTTAGATATAAATGCTTGTATATTTTGGCATTTGGGTGTATTTTACTGTATGTATATGATGTAGAAACACCTCTAGAATTCCTTATCTCACTTAGAGTTCCAATAAGATGCTCTTTCAACTGAAACCTCTTTCCAGTGCTATTCTTACCTACTTAAATTTATAAAAGGAACCAAGTTTATCCTTGAAATATTCAAGTTTGTATAGTAAACCTTTACCTCTTGTTTCGCTTCCACTTAGAGTACTGTATTTTCTCAGCTCTTCTCTTGAGTTTCAATTTGTGTATGCAAATGAAGTCAAATTACTCTCTGAATTATGGGTGCATTCTTCTATGGTGGATGTTCCTCTTGAaatctatgttgctcggactctctgAAAATGTTGCCGGGTGTGTgtcagatcctccaaaaatagtgtatttttggaggatccgacaggGGTGCGGcatcattttggagagtccgcgcaacttAGCTTGAAATATATTTCGTCGGGTAGTTCAACCTTATCGATTTCACTTAGTTACTTTATGACTTTATCTCTATgcctgttttgtccttgtaaggAAGGAGAAATCCTGTTTGACTGAACACAACCTAATTGAGCTACGAAGAAATCACTGTTTAACTGACTATAGCAATTCAAATGCAATTTTGTAGGTAAATGAATAAACTTTAATAAGTTATAAATTTCTTGCATAATCTCGATGCTCAGTAAAATGAGCTTACACTAAAGGACAATATTTATTATTTTGcatcctttttccctttttctctcCGCCGGATGTCTTTGCTCATGCTTATGCTTATTAATGTCTGATGCTGCTGACAGGTTTACATTTGATGCCATGCATGCAGTTACAGGGGCTTATGCAAAGCCCATTTTTGTTGACAAACTAGGAGCTAGCCTGGTATGTATGTATGCCGTGGAGTTGTTTCTTCAGCTATTGGACTATCTTGCAATTTCTTGGTTGTAGCTTTATCATTTTTGTATGTGTTATGTAGGAGTCTATTGCAAATGGAGAGCCACTGGAAGATTTTGGGCATGGTCATCCAGACCCTAACCTTACGTAAGAAAAGAACGTTTTATTGAAGTAGATCTGCTTTAACTTCTTGAAAAGAACTAATATATTTTAGTTATTTTGGTCAAGGTATGCCAAGGATTTGGTGAATATCCTGTATGGCGAGAATGGACCCGACTTTGGTGCTGCAAGTGATGGTATGCTTAAAAACCTTCTTGTTCAACACTTcaccaaaagttgtctttcaattAACTGGAGAACATATATGATATGCTTGGATGAAGTTCAAAATCTATGAGAACCttatatgaaagaaaaataattagaAGAGAATCAATATTAGAAGCCATCAAAAAACATTTAGTTAGATATTCCTCTCCTTCCCACCACTCCACCCCAAAGTCTCTGAAATGGAAAGAGATCAGAAAGAAAGGAGCAGGACAATTAGTCTCTACAAAGATTAAGTGGTCACTTTCTTCAATTGCATGGTTATACTACCGTTGAAAGCTTAATCACAGCAATTTGCTTCTTCCTTTCACTAGTTTGCACACATCGCTTTGCACATGATTCTAATggagaatgaaaataaaaatgtccTGACCATAATCAATTAAACGTTGTAATTTGTATCTTTATTACACATGAAAAGAAACATTATAATGTCTCTGGATATTTCCTTGTATAATTATTTAGAAATGATTCTGAAGAGTTTTTAGAAGACCAACTATTCTACTGTGCTGTTTTTCTAATTTATCCCGTTAAGGCCATTTCTTTAGTATTTCAACTGTATCATAATTTGTACTTCTTGGTTATACTGTCTTAATCTCTCTTGGCTAGTTGGCTTTCTTCCCACGTAATTTATGTCAGCTGGTTGTTTATGTGCTACATgtatcatttttcttaaaataatgaAAGTGGTGCCAGAGTCACTGTACATGCACTTCAACTATTTCGCGTTGTACCCATGCCTCCTATCAACGTATATATCGTGTAACTCTGACCGCCAGGCTTAGGCAGATAGAAAGAGATCACCAAGCGGTAAATGAAGTAAGGGAACATCAACGGAGTTTAGGGTTCATATCCCAACATAGACCAAAAGAATGACTTGAAACCTGTTTGGAAACTAATGTGTAATTACTAGGGATTACACAATATAGTAATCATAATGATTTGTTTGTTTGCTATAATGTAATTATAACGTAACTTTTagtgtcatgtttggttgataAGTGCAATTACATagctttattttttatatttaaataaaactaattataaaaaattaaataaacttttTTTAGATGGACATGTAAATAAGTTGCAATATATGACAAAGATACATGTATATAAGAAatatagaaaatgaaaaaagaaagaatttgaaaagtcatggtgtaattttttttttttatcaaaaaattACACCATGTAATTACCACCAATTCTTTACCGCCTTTGAGAATTGAAGAATGTAACTGCTCTCCTTCAATTGCACTCCAATGCCAAGCTAGTCAAATAATTACTCGGCCAGACAAACATGTTAAACCGTATAATTACACCCAAATCCATTACAAGGTAGCCTTCCAAATAGATATTAAGTGATTTCTTTTTGTCTGCCTAAGCTTTATTGAATAGACTTATTCAATAAATGTGCTAGTGGGAGGTAACTAATCACCATCGGAGTAGTCTAGGTGCACGACAATTGGCCCAAACGCCATCTATCctttttaaaaagaatttgatctagcttcattgaccactaggctaTACCGTTAAGTGCGTGCAAAATGTAGCCTCTTGAGGTTTGATTTTCGTTTATTTATTAGAATGACCAAGAATATTTTAGATGTTAACAGAAAGGTCAAAACTTATTTGCTTGTCATAAGCTAAATCATGATGTTCTGTTTGTAAATATTTTAACTCCATAAGAGATTTAAAGCAATTTCCTTTATAAGGAATAATTAGAACAAACCCTGTCATCAAAACATCTCCTATTTCTCTCTATCCAAATTGTCTACGCAATGCACGGAGGGATAGTACGACCGATCTTTTTAAtgtcttttctcatttttaagattcttttctttatttttcttttttgtaagaCTGCTTTAAGGGTGAATACCACATGAAAGAGATATTTTCAAAGGTTTTAAAAGAAAGAGATATTTCCAAAGTATGTCAAAACTCATACATAATGAAATCGCTGAAAATCTTTTGTCATCATATTACGTAAATAGTATCAAGTCGAGTATTCAATTTGGAATTTACgaaattaagttaaaactttatAGGGACTTCCTCTTCTTTTTAGGCTTTCAATTCAAAAGGAGTTGGTgcattattttttagtttttcgtTAAAATTCCTTAGAAGTTTCCAAAATTTACAAGAGGTGAAAATTcaattcaaaagtttttttttcttttaacctATTAGAAAACCCCTTTTCCTTTACCATGCTCTTTCTGGGTTTTAGTATTAGCTCAAATAAATTGTAGCTAATTAAAAATTAGTTACTCTTCATATAAATCACTAAGATTAAAAATTGTTTCATTGGTGGAATAAAATAGGGTTCACTTTTTTATATGTTACCGTTCTCAAAAAAtaggttaatttttttattttaatctaATTCTGGCTTTTATTGATGTTAAACACTTTAAACACAATTGAATATGGAGGAATTCCTAATTTCTATGTTTGTGAAATTTGTAAGAATCTCACATTTGTTAAGTGTATGGGTTGTAGTTCCGTATGGTTTTGGATAATCTTCATATTTCGAATTAGCTTTTGGGTTGAGTTAGGCCTAATGCCAATTTTCTTAACGTGGTATTAGAGTCAGATGGGCTGTATTCTCCTCTACTTGAGCTAGCTTTTCAAGTTAAGTTAGACTCAAGGTCTATTTTCTTAACaacaattaatttaaaaataatttgtagGTTACATTTCTTATTATGGGAGGGATTAGGATATAGTCCGAGACACCTTTGAGTTCCGTTCCAGTAACAGAATCATGAAGATTTCCTGTGGGTTATGGACTATTGAGTATTGGAAAATGGTGCGCTTACTTAGAGGCCTCGCTGCATGTTCCCTTAGATTTTGAGGGTCTCAGACTGCTTGCTGGAAAACAATATTACACCCATAATACATTGATTTGGGTGTCATCGAATTCAAAGCCTATTAATCACACGGGTATTACCTAAGCTTTAGTAGAAGGCGAAGCAATAGTTATCTCCATTCTCATTGCATGGTTGCGTTACACCGATTCTACTTAAGCATCAACTTTGAAGCATGCACACGGATTTAGTTGAAGATGGATAGGCTAATGTTAAATTTGTCTTTCGGTGATTGGTGGTGGAGTTTTGGCCGTAATCTTATGGTGTGCATCCTTTATTGAAATGGTTAGTAGATAATGCCAGAAAAGGTCTTTACTTAGTAAGCAATCAAATGCATTGTCTTCACCAGCAATTCCCATAGCACTTCACACAAATGTCCTCTTGCTATTTCAGTTTGCTACGTTGTTATGCATTTTTTGCTAGAAATttatcttttgttgtttgaatatcGAGCCTTTCTAGTGGGGCTTGTTACACTCTACGCAGTTAATTGTGTAAAAGTTCACTGATAAATGCAAAGCAGAAATATATATTCATATTTCATACACAGGAAACCTAAAGACAAATTCTAATTAGTCTAAGGTTTTTGTGTGGGGTTGATAGGGATTTTACCGATGCTGAAGATAGCTTGCTTACCAAGCCGCCCACTTGAGAAGCTAATCGCCAGGAAAGAAGCGAGGAGGGGGTGTTTCACTTGGAATAATTTCTTAAGTTAGTACAAATGAAAATCTGATAAGTAGTACTGAAGGGTCCATTTGTTCTTGTTGAAGCTCAATTATAATGAGAAAAAGGAAAGAGTTTGTAGTTCAAACCCAATCAGCGTGAAGGTAAAGCAAGGTGGATCCAATTGTGgcataattttaattaattgttgTACACATGGGAGGCTCAAGGGGGAGGTTAGTAAAGCCTTTGCTTTGGGCCCGAAGAATTTTAAATAgtagattttataattttatttttcctttgtagaTACTGAAGTTtgtaaaaaaagaaggaaaaaggtaCGAAATCTGTATAAAGGAAGTTTAAAGACTGTataaatattttagaactttaaattaaactaCTAAAATCTTTatataagttaaaaaaaaaaaattcttacaaCAAGGTCCAAGGTAATGTTTTGCAAACACATGGCCGACATCTTATTAATTTGAATGAATCATTATTAATCTAAATAATAATATACTATACCTTAAAGGCTTTATCTCTTGTAAAAATACTACACTATAAACAAGTACGAAAAAAGAAAGGCGACACTAACTTcttgcatatatttgtgtgtaTGTGTTTAAGACACTTATTAAGAGTTGGTTTTAGGCCAGTACACGTTGACAAGAAATAAGGTGGAAGATTTTTGAGGGATAGAAAGAAACATAATGATAAATAACATACATCAACGACTTGAGCTTCATGTCagcttatttatatttttatgtcTACCTAATTATCTATTTCCCAGCTATAAGTGAAGTTTCGCGTTAACTTCTTCCTATTGTTCATATCCTATATAATAAGAAAGTTCCTATCATATCTATGCCAAGTTAGTCTGATTATATACTGCAATCTTCTGCCATGTGGAAGTCTGATTTTCAATTGTACACTTACGCAGGGGATGGTGATAGAAACATGATTCTTGGAAGACGCTTTTTTGTTACTCCATCTGATTCTGTTGCAATTATTGCTGCCAATGCCCAAGATGCTATTCCATATTTTCAGTCCGGGCCTAAGGTAGAAGCACTTAAGCTTATCATGCACCTTTGGCTTTGATCCTTACACACCACAAAGTTGATGCATATACCTTGTAGGGTTTAGCTCGATCGATGCCCACTAGTGGTTCTTTGGATCGTGTTGCTCAAAAGCTAAACCTCCCCTTTTATGAGGTTAGAACTTGTTTACTGCTCTTTAGTTTTTGATGATGTTGCACTCTTTAACTATTCTTTTCCAACTATGCCCTTAGGTGCCAACTGGGTGGAAATTCTTTAGTAATCTAATGGATGCTGGAAAATTGTCAATTTGTGGTGAGGAAAGTTTTGGGACTGGTTCTGACCACATCCGTGAAAAAGATGGTATATGGTATGTTTCTATGTTCATCCATGATGAAAACTCCTTTCTTAAGTTGTTTGCGGCCGCCAAATATGGTTAAACATTAGTTTCAATGTGTTTTTTTCCTTTACCTCATCTGGATATTGTGGAATAAAGGTAAATAAGAATGAGAACATTTATCTCTTACATTGTTAGTAATACTATGATGGTATTGTTGACTGTACCCATTTACTCAAATCTCATGCGGTGGAACTGCTGTTGGTTTACCCTTCCATTCCATCTTAAATGATGCCATTGGATATTGCTATGTGTCCTTGCTTAGACCCTATGGCGATATGAGAGCTTATTCATCCTTAAGAGATTCTTCTCTTAACCCGTATCACCAAAATGAGTTGTTGCTCTTCTATGCTACATTTTAAACTTTCCCCAAGCCTTAGTATAACAACAATCAACTCTTTTTGTTCTTACTTTTTAAATATGTAACTATAGGGCTGTTTTAGCTTGGCTTTCAATACTTGCAAATCGAAACAAGGACAAAAGATCAGGGGAGAAATTGGTTTCCGTTGCTGATGTTGTGACGGAGCACTGGGCCACTTATGGAAGGAATTTTTTTTCGAGATATGACTATGAGGTAAGCACATTATGTTATGTGATGACTTTCCGTATTTGATAAACATCTTTTTACATCTATGTTAGTTGTCTTTCGGTGTGTGTCATGGATTACCTAATTGTTCAGATGATGTTTAATTGCAACAATTTGCCATAATTCTCTAACCAGGAATGTGAATCAGAAGGAGCAAATAAGATGATAGAGTATCTTCGGGATTTGATTTCTAAAAGCAAGGCCGGTGATAAGTTTGGTAAGTTATCGTTTTTAAGTTAAATTTTCCAAGATTACAACATTTTAAGTTAAATTTTCCAAGATTACAAcattttaagttctttaagtACTGAAGGTTCTCTTGTAGGAAGTTATGTCCTGGATTTTGCTGATGACTTCACCTATACTGATCCTGTAAGTTCTGGAATTTCTTAGAAATGAGAATGTTTAACTATCAACTGTTGAATTTTTTGATTAGTTGTGTGCATTTTTCAGGTTGATGAAAGTGTCGCATCCAAACAGGGAGTTCGCGTTGTTTTCAGTGACGGGTCCCGGATCATCTTTCGACTATCGGTCTGCATTGGTTCCTTATGTTAAATCCCTGAGAATATAGTATAACCATCTGTTTCAAATTGAGTGTCATTTTGATTTCAGCCCCATTTCAAAATTAAATCTGCTTCACCACAGAAATTGTAGCTCCACAGTCCATTCCCAAACCACTATTTGTGAAAAAATCTATATAGTCTCCACGTCCATTGTTTTTGAAAATTGCTACTGGAAATTATTGCTCCCTGATTGTTACTATTTGATGCTACTCTTTCTCCCCTTTTACTGAAAATTGTTGCCCCCTGATTGTTACTATCTGATGCtgctttttctcctctttttccttATCGTCTTTTGTCtcccccctctttcttcttcttcccttttcttcctttccaccttttcttgagccgagggtctatcggaaacaacctctttagCTCTCCAAGTAGGGGTATggcctgcgtacacactaccctccccaggccCCAcctgtgagattatactgggtatggTATTGTTGTTCTATCAAGTTTTCATCTTGAAAAGCATGTTAGGGGCCAAATGAGAAATTGAAGTTGATATAGAGGGACTATCATTTTATTGTGTTGTGTGGGCTTTTGTCTCCAgtcccttttatttttttatccataaattactctatgtAGTTTATTAATGGAAACCTCAATTTTACAGGGTACTGGTTCTGCTGGTGCAACAGTTAGAATATATATTGAACAATTTGAGCTGGATGTATCCAAACACGACATGGATGCTCAAATTGCGTTGAAACCATTGATAGGTAGATTGTTCATCTACGAGCTTAACTATGTAATATTCCCATTCCTCGAAAATTTAACTAGTTATCTTTTGCAGATCTAGCTCTTTCTGTATCAAAACTAAAGGACTTCACAGGAAGAGAAAAGCCAACTGTCATCACATAAAGGCATAGATATCTGCAACTACTATTGCTTAGTTGGGAGCCTTAGCAGGTTGGATGCTTCCTTTGTTCCtgaattttacatgatatatggTTCGTCCTTGTTTGGCTGCATGTAGACAGTCTTCTGGGACCAGAAATTAGAATCATGTAAATTATCCCATGAAAACTAAAACATATGACTGGAGTACCTAATCAATAGAAAGCTGCTGCACtatattttaatttctttctagaatttttttttattttttttatttttataaatttgttACAGTCAACCCTTTTGACTTATGGCATCCTCTTTGCGACATTAGAAATCGAGATTTCCAACTAACATGTGCCTTCTTTTTCTGAGCTATATTCCAAATTATCTGTGTGTTCCATTAAATTGATTCCTACTATGTCAGTAATTATGATGCATGGTTCATAGTTCTGAATGATCTTCCGTGGTAGCTTAGTCTATCTACTTAGTCTATCTTGGCCAAAATAATTGGGCTGTCTCAGCTACTGTAGACAGCTTATTCCAGTCTATGTGACCATCCCCGTGCTCGTACTGGCTATTTGTGATGGCGTATTTGTGGGATCACTCAAGTTCCTTGTGAATTAATTATAGTCGATTTCAGGTGGTTTTAATGAGATTCTTGGGCATCTCTCTTTCTGATCCTCATCTTCATAGTTTATATACTAAAATCTCTTTCCTGGTGTTGTTGTGCATTATTGAAAATTGCCTTGAAAGGTTATCATCCTATATCTAGATGAGCACTTTCCATAAGCaattagtttttttcttttaaaagaaactgCAAGGATAAAAGGACTTATTATATTAAGTACTTGCTATTATGGTAGTTATTTTAATGTGTTGGATAGAATATATCAGCTTATAAACACTATGAATAACATACTATTCTGGCCAGCATATGCGAAAATCTGTACAGAAGCATGGGACCTTTGCTTAAAGTAGTCATGTAATACTGCATTAATGTCAAGGTTGAATCTAGGGATAAAAAAACTCTCAATTTCCTCACTAGACCTAAATGCTTTCTTTCACGTTAGATGGAATGGAACAAGGATCGCTCATATGAAGTGAGGTTTTCAATGAATTTTTCTACTATGAATTATCCATATGTCATACTACGGAAAAAGTTCACTGATGAGGTAGCTCAAAATTGTACAAGAAAAAAATGCATAACACAAAATTGAAGCTGGTCTGGGTGGATAAGTGATCGAACTTGTCTTCCAAACAGCTCAATAATCTCTTCTTCAAGTAGCCAGCTTCTATAAAAGGATCAAAAGTGAAAAAGCTATGAAGGGCGGATCAAAATTAGTAAACAAAAGTCGAGATTTTCTTGCTAGAAATCTTGGCTCTATATAGTGTACGATATTCCATAACTAGTTCAGCTCCAACTTGTCCAGAAAAAGAGGCTATATGGAAATGGGGGTGTCTTTGTTCATATTGTGCATTGATGGGTGAATCCTGTGACTAGATTTACCTCCAGTAGATCACTGTAACATTGTCAGAGAAGCTTGAAAACATATCCAATAAGAAAAAAAGTTATAGAAAAGGCTCTTTAGGTTGTCATGTTATAACACGGAGAATTCAATCCTGGAATATTTACAGGTTATGTGTGTGTTGGGCAAGTGGGCTACTATGGATCAACTTGCAAGTCAGCTAATTCCTTTTCATGAGTTTAGCGTAGAGAAATCTTTAGCTTAATTTGGTTGAACCAAACCCATTCCAAGTTCAACCAAAGTAGGTTATTCTCAAGTTGGATTACCCTCCACCTTAAAATGATAGGTGCTGAGCTCAGTGGGTGATTTGTACTTTGTTTTTATGAAACATCACAGGAGTAATATTTTTTCCGTCGAAAGTTTAGAAATATCATCTCTTGGGCCCTCACTATATATAAGAGTAACCTAGTCCGTATCTGAATATTTGTGCTGGAAGAAGTCATATATTTGGAATATATGTAGTTTTGCGAATTTAGGAATTCTTAAAATCGAGCTTAAATTGCTTCAGATGAGAGAAATTAAGCTAGAACTAGATAAATTAAATCCTTGTCATGGTCTGTGTTTGAGAAAAATCTGCCAGTTACCTTTGCTTTTTAATTTGAGTTCGATACATATTTGATGCAGTTCTCTACAATTTTAGAGTACTGAATTTTATATATAGGGAACTTGAGTTTGTAATTACGTCGCTTTTGTTatcttttttaatttaataatctTATattttgtatacggtcaaaatcgaatTTGCCCTTCGTGTGACTAATCAAGATTGGAGCATTATGGACCGAGGTTCGTCATTATAATATTGAGCGGTGATGTGAAGTTGGGTTGTCGAgttcgagacccagagaccgatcaataccaAGATCGAGTCAAGACCGATCAATACTAAGaccggccaagatcgagaccgagtcaagatcgagctcaAGACCTCGAAACCGACCAATACCGAGaccggccaagatcgagaccgagtCAAGGAGCAAAGAGCCGTTATAACCGCAtttggggagagaatctcggcggaaatcacgACTTGAATCaagaaaaaactaattaattaatttatcatgggatctccactatatatttttaattatatccaaagtaagATTCCCCCATTATATCAAGAGTGGTTATCATCTGTAAAAAGGGGGATGGATACATGGAGATTCACTGAAATTTACATAACATCTAGCTAATATTATCCTCTTTTGGCTTTgatattgattcatcttgttcTCTTATCAATCACTATCTATCCAATTTGGGTTTGTATTCATTCTTTTTACAGTTAAAATTCgatatatttttacttatttttccaatttgtaCCAAgatataccacgtatccttagaactatgtataaattcaactctatccgtttttcgggtaaacggtttggcacccaccgtggggctaaggataatagtggttatttggtacgaatctatgtaaaacacactattttacacttgctcttggaagtgtctttgatttcaggttaaaaacaacgaactctcaattaatggccctacctattaacaacgaagctggccttcaagatgagaataaCAACCTGACGCCCGGAGATGAAAGACCACTCGTTGCCCCCGTTAGAACTCGGGCCGTAGATCCAATTGACGTTAATTCGCATatggccattgaggcgaaccaacgttctgaccccgaaaacaacattcatggtggaactcgtTATGCAGTTCGAAACATCCAAAATGTTGGAGAAGATGGGATCAGCCTGcgcatgattttcgaaatgttacaagctcaacaggtagcgatagctcagtcgcagagccaaacccaggcaccgagcagGCCTGAGCCCGGTCCACcccgagaagtcacccacaaaacggggccagctgtagtaaggtcaaatgaacaagaatcggggactaatcccgaaattataaagatgctcgaggaactgacaaaacgaatagagtcaggagaaaggaagattgaagcaaacgataaaaaaatggaaacttataactccagggttgatcagatcccgggggcacctcCAATATTAAATGGCTTGGATTCCAAATAATTCGTACAAAAACCCTCCCCCCTGAGCGCAACTCCAAAACCtatccccaagaagttccgcatgcccgaaaTTACTAAATATAATGGAATGATCGACCCCAAcaaacacgtcacctcttacacatgtgccattaaagggaacgttCTACAAGAAGAggagatcgaatccgtattattaaagaagttcggggaaaccctgtcaaagggagcaatgatatggtatcataatttaccacctaactctattgatgcttttgctatgcttgcagattctttcgtaaaagcatatgccggagccataaaggtcgaaaccaggaagtcagaccttttcaaggtaaggcaaaaagataacgagatgctaagagagttcgtatctcgtttccaaatggaacgaatggatctaccaccggtcacGGGCGATTGgaccgttcaagctttcacccaaggactgaacgaacgaagcttgatggcttcacgacagttgaagaaacatttgatcgagtacccggcTATTACCTCGGccgatgtacacaatcgatatcaatcaaagattagggtcgaagacgaccagctgGGTTTTGGGTCCATTATTAAAAGGGACATCGACCGAGAACCAATGTCGAACAGGGACCGATACCGACCGTATATCGGAGATCGTATGGGTAGCGAACCGGGACGCAACTCCGTACAAAGTGAAATGAGaggtgatcgaggccaagggtctcgAGGTTTGATGAACAATAATGGGTTCGACAGGCATACCGGGCCTAAGGAAGCATCgtgattatcagaatataacttcaacattgatgcatccgccatcatatcggctatcgg
This DNA window, taken from Nicotiana tabacum cultivar K326 chromosome 4, ASM71507v2, whole genome shotgun sequence, encodes the following:
- the LOC107782098 gene encoding phosphoglucomutase, chloroplastic isoform X9, giving the protein MESAIALTRFYHPLLTGSYSHHLRSLSLFNSTPIFPKLSSVKYPFATISPARFIVTASSSPLSPSTTVAESQGLEIKSVPTKPIEGQKTGTSGLRKKVKVFMQENYLANWIQALFNSLPPEDFKNGLLVLGGDGRYFNKEASQIIIKIAAGNGVGKILVGKDGIMSTPAVSAVIRKREANGGFIMSASHNPGGPDYDWGIKISEIKIADIPDVDLSQLGVTKYGNFSVEVVDPVADYLELMENVFDFSLIRSLISRPDFRFTFDAMHAVTGAYAKPIFVDKLGASLESIANGEPLEDFGHGHPDPNLTYAKDLVNILYGENGPDFGAASDGDGDRNMILGRRFFVTPSDSVAIIAANAQDAIPYFQSGPKGLARSMPTSGSLDRVAQKLNLPFYEVPTGWKFFSNLMDAGKLSICGEESFGTGSDHIREKDGIWAVLAWLSILANRNKDKRSGEKLVSVADVVTEHWATYGRNFFSRYDYEECESEGANKMIEYLRDLISKSKAGDKFGSYVLDFADDFTYTDPVDESVASKQGVRVVFSDGSRIIFRLSGTGSAGATVRIYIEQFELDVSKHDMDAQIALKPLIDLALSVSKLKDFTGREKPTVIT
- the LOC107782098 gene encoding phosphoglucomutase, chloroplastic isoform X3, which produces MESAIALTRFYHPLLTGSYSHHLRSLSLFNSTPIFPKLSSVKYPFATISPARFIVTASSSPLSPSTTVAESQGLEQIKSVPTKPIEGQKTGTSGLRKKVKVFMQENYLANWIQALFNSLPPEDFKNGLLVLGGDGRYFNKEASQIIIKIAAGNGVGKILVGKDGIMSTPAVSAVIRKREANGGFIMSASHNPGGPDYDWGIKFNYSSGQPAPESITDKIYGNTLSISEIKIADIPDVDLSQLGVTKYGNFSVEVVDPVADYLELMENVFDFSLIRSLISRPDFRFTFDAMHAVTGAYAKPIFVDKLGASLESIANGEPLEDFGHGHPDPNLTYAKDLVNILYGENGPDFGAASDGDGDRNMILGRRFFVTPSDSVAIIAANAQDAIPYFQSGPKGLARSMPTSGSLDRVAQKLNLPFYEVPTGWKFFSNLMDAGKLSICGEESFGTGSDHIREKDGIWAVLAWLSILANRNKDKRSGEKLVSVADVVTEHWATYGRNFFSRYDYEECESEGANKMIEYLRDLISKSKAGDKFGSYVLDFADDFTYTDPVDESVASKQGVRVVFSDGSRIIFRLSGTGSAGATVRIYIEQFELDVSKHDMDAQIALKPLIDLALSVSKLKDFTGREKPTVIT
- the LOC107782098 gene encoding phosphoglucomutase, chloroplastic isoform X4, with the protein product MESAIALTRFYHPLLTGSYSHHLRSLSLFNSTPIFPKLSSVKYPFATISPARFIVTASSSPLSPSTTVAESQGLEIKSVPTKPIEGQKTGTSGLRKKVKVFMQENYLANWIQALFNSLPPEDFKNGLLVLGGDGRYFNKEASQIIIKIAAGNGVGKILVGKDGIMSTPAVSAVIRKREANGGFIMSASHNPGGPDYDWGIKFNYSSGQPAPESITDKIYGNTLSISEIKIADIPDVDLSQLGVTKYGNFSVEVVDPVADYLELMENVFDFSLIRSLISRPDFRFTFDAMHAVTGAYAKPIFVDKLGASLESIANGEPLEDFGHGHPDPNLTYAKDLVNILYGENGPDFGAASDGDGDRNMILGRRFFVTPSDSVAIIAANAQDAIPYFQSGPKGLARSMPTSGSLDRVAQKLNLPFYEVPTGWKFFSNLMDAGKLSICGEESFGTGSDHIREKDGIWAVLAWLSILANRNKDKRSGEKLVSVADVVTEHWATYGRNFFSRYDYEECESEGANKMIEYLRDLISKSKAGDKFGSYVLDFADDFTYTDPVDESVASKQGVRVVFSDGSRIIFRLSGTGSAGATVRIYIEQFELDVSKHDMDAQIALKPLIDLALSVSKLKDFTGREKPTVIT
- the LOC107782098 gene encoding phosphoglucomutase, chloroplastic isoform X5, whose amino-acid sequence is MESAIALTRFYHPLLTGSYSHHLRSLSLFNSTPIFPKLSSVKYPFATISPARFIVTASSSPLSPSTTVAESQGLEIKSVPTKPIEGQKTGTSGLRKKVKVFMQENYLANWIQALFNSLPPEDFKNGLLVLGGDGRYFNKEASQVVVKFSYIIYDESLFGRDGIMSTPAVSAVIRKREANGGFIMSASHNPGGPDYDWGIKFNYSSGQPAPESITDKIYGNTLSISEIKIADIPDVDLSQLGVTKYGNFSVEVVDPVADYLELMENVFDFSLIRSLISRPDFRFTFDAMHAVTGAYAKPIFVDKLGASLESIANGEPLEDFGHGHPDPNLTYAKDLVNILYGENGPDFGAASDGDGDRNMILGRRFFVTPSDSVAIIAANAQDAIPYFQSGPKGLARSMPTSGSLDRVAQKLNLPFYEVPTGWKFFSNLMDAGKLSICGEESFGTGSDHIREKDGIWAVLAWLSILANRNKDKRSGEKLVSVADVVTEHWATYGRNFFSRYDYEECESEGANKMIEYLRDLISKSKAGDKFGSYVLDFADDFTYTDPVDESVASKQGVRVVFSDGSRIIFRLSGTGSAGATVRIYIEQFELDVSKHDMDAQIALKPLIDLALSVSKLKDFTGREKPTVIT